A region from the Stutzerimonas stutzeri genome encodes:
- a CDS encoding oxidoreductase: MYLTPQRILLAGATGLTGEHLLDRLLNEPTVECVLAPTRKPLAEHPRLENPIGPLRTLLPQLSGQMDTAFCCLGSTLKEAGSQDAFRAIDLVLVVEFARRARDLGARHLLVISSLGASPDSSIFYCRVKGEMEEALRAQDWPQLTIARPSQLLGPRMEVRPVERLTAPLSYLLPGKYRGISACTLARALWRLALEEGDGIRVVESDELRRLGK; this comes from the coding sequence ATGTATTTGACGCCCCAGCGCATTTTGCTTGCCGGCGCCACCGGACTGACCGGCGAGCATCTGCTCGACCGCCTGCTCAACGAACCTACGGTCGAGTGCGTCCTCGCGCCAACCCGCAAACCCCTGGCCGAGCATCCGAGGCTGGAGAATCCGATCGGCCCGCTACGGACCCTGCTGCCGCAGCTGTCAGGCCAGATGGACACGGCATTCTGCTGTCTCGGCAGCACGCTCAAGGAGGCAGGAAGCCAGGACGCGTTCCGCGCCATCGATCTCGTTCTGGTCGTCGAATTCGCCAGGCGCGCGCGCGACCTGGGCGCACGACACCTTCTGGTGATCAGTTCCCTGGGCGCGAGCCCGGACAGCTCGATCTTCTACTGCCGGGTCAAGGGCGAAATGGAAGAAGCCTTGCGCGCTCAGGATTGGCCACAACTGACCATCGCACGCCCGTCGCAATTGCTGGGGCCGCGCATGGAAGTACGTCCGGTGGAACGATTGACCGCCCCACTCTCCTACCTGCTGCCTGGCAAGTACCGGGGCATTTCGGCCTGCACGCTGGCGCGCGCCCTCTGGCGCCTGGCGCTGGAGGAAGGTGATGGGATACGGGTGGTCGAGTCGGACGAGTTGCGGCGGCTGGGGAAATAG
- the orn gene encoding oligoribonuclease, giving the protein MQNPQNLIWIDLEMTGLDPDNDVIIEMATIVTDSQLNVLAEGPVIAIHQSDEILAGMDEWNTRQHGGSGLTQRVRDSRISTEEAEAQTLAFLEQWVPKGKSPICGNSICQDRRFLYRRMPRLEAYFHYRNLDVSTLKELAARWAPDVLAGFKKGGTHLALDDIRESIAELRHYREHFIKS; this is encoded by the coding sequence ATGCAGAACCCCCAGAACCTCATCTGGATCGACCTGGAAATGACCGGTCTGGATCCTGACAACGATGTCATCATCGAAATGGCGACCATCGTCACCGACAGCCAACTCAACGTACTGGCTGAGGGTCCGGTCATTGCCATTCATCAGAGCGACGAGATTCTCGCCGGCATGGACGAGTGGAATACCCGGCAGCACGGCGGTTCGGGCTTGACGCAGCGCGTGCGTGACAGCCGGATTTCCACCGAGGAAGCCGAGGCGCAGACCTTGGCATTTCTCGAGCAATGGGTGCCCAAGGGCAAGTCGCCGATCTGCGGCAACAGCATCTGCCAGGATCGGCGCTTCCTGTACCGGCGCATGCCGCGACTGGAGGCCTATTTTCACTATCGCAACCTAGATGTCTCGACGCTCAAGGAGCTTGCCGCGCGCTGGGCACCGGACGTGCTGGCCGGCTTCAAGAAGGGGGGGACGCATCTGGCGCTGGACGACATCCGTGAGTCGATCGCCGAACTGCGTCATTACCGCGAGCATTTCATCAAAAGCTGA